Part of the Planococcus plakortidis genome is shown below.
TCACGTGCTGCGGGTGGCGGATCGAAGCGGCGATGATTTCTGAATCGATGTCGTGGATCGCGAAAATCTCAGCGATCTGCGCAATCAAATCCATGCCGTTGTGCCCGATATCGTCCAGGCGCCCAAGGAACGGGGAAACATATGCTGCTCCGGCGCGTGCCGCTAGAAGTGCTTGGTTGGCGCTGAAGATCAAGGTGACATTGACTTTCTTGCCTTCGCCTGCAAGAACTGCACAAGCCTTCAAACCTTCCGGCGTCATCGGCAATTTCACTGTGATGTTCGGCGCAAGTTCAGCCAGTTCGCGGCCTTCTTTTATCATGCCTTCTGCATCAAGTGCGATGACTTCGCCGCTGATCGATCCGTCGACAAGGTCGGCGATTTCTTTCAAACGGTCATGGAACGAGACATTTTTCTCTTTTGCGACTAATGATGGGTTGGTCGTCACGCCCGAGAGAATGCCCCAGGAATGTGCTTCTTTAATTTCGTCAAAATTGGCTGTATCAATGAAAAATTTCATCTGTGGTTTCCTCCTGTATGTGGAAAAAGAGACGGATTCGCCTCTCTTGCCCGTTTTATGAATGTGCTTG
Proteins encoded:
- the fsa gene encoding fructose-6-phosphate aldolase → MKFFIDTANFDEIKEAHSWGILSGVTTNPSLVAKEKNVSFHDRLKEIADLVDGSISGEVIALDAEGMIKEGRELAELAPNITVKLPMTPEGLKACAVLAGEGKKVNVTLIFSANQALLAARAGAAYVSPFLGRLDDIGHNGMDLIAQIAEIFAIHDIDSEIIAASIRHPQHVTEAALNGAHIGTMPMKVLEMMFKHPLTDKGIEAFLADWETRSVK